The Desulfoscipio gibsoniae DSM 7213 genome contains a region encoding:
- the efp gene encoding elongation factor P, whose protein sequence is MVSTNDFRTGLTIEMEGDVYQVVEFQHVKPGKGAAFVRSKLRNLRTGAVVDKTFNAGEKMPRARIERREAQYLYSDGADYHFMDMESFDQFSMNNEQLGDAIKFLKENMTITIMTFQGRSIGVDLPNVVELEVVETAPGIKGDTASGGSKPATLETGYVVQVPFFINTGDVLQIDTRTGHYIKRA, encoded by the coding sequence TTGGTTTCAACTAATGATTTTCGTACCGGCCTGACCATAGAAATGGAAGGCGACGTCTACCAGGTAGTGGAGTTCCAACATGTTAAGCCGGGCAAAGGGGCGGCCTTTGTACGGTCCAAGCTGAGAAACCTGCGCACCGGTGCTGTGGTTGATAAAACCTTTAATGCCGGTGAAAAAATGCCCAGGGCGCGGATTGAGCGCCGGGAGGCACAATATCTTTATAGTGACGGCGCCGATTATCATTTTATGGATATGGAAAGTTTCGACCAGTTTAGCATGAATAATGAGCAATTGGGCGATGCCATTAAATTCCTCAAGGAAAATATGACCATCACCATAATGACCTTCCAGGGGCGGTCCATTGGTGTGGATCTACCCAATGTTGTGGAACTGGAAGTGGTGGAAACTGCACCGGGCATCAAGGGTGATACTGCTTCCGGTGGCTCCAAACCGGCCACTTTGGAGACAGGCTATGTGGTTCAGGTACCTTTTTTTATTAATACCGGCGATGTGCTGCAAATTGACACCCGCACCGGGCATTATATCAAAAGGGCGTGA
- a CDS encoding CD1247 N-terminal domain-containing protein — MSDLKSKVAYLQGLASGMNVEADSKEGKLLGGIIDVLDEFAESFSELEESQEQLEEYVETLDEDLYTLENDMHDGEDLEEYMEVDCPRCGETVLFDPGIIEDEDIIEVTCPNCDEVVFVNDDDFETADEPEILHSRNSVIEEDI; from the coding sequence GTGTCCGATCTTAAATCAAAGGTGGCTTACCTGCAGGGATTGGCCAGTGGTATGAATGTTGAGGCCGATAGTAAAGAAGGCAAGCTGCTGGGCGGCATCATTGATGTTTTAGACGAATTTGCCGAGTCATTTTCCGAACTTGAGGAATCCCAGGAGCAACTGGAGGAATACGTTGAAACCCTGGATGAAGATTTATACACCCTGGAAAATGATATGCATGATGGGGAGGACCTGGAAGAATACATGGAGGTAGATTGCCCGCGCTGTGGGGAGACAGTGCTTTTCGATCCCGGTATCATCGAGGATGAGGATATCATCGAGGTAACCTGTCCTAATTGTGATGAGGTGGTTTTTGTCAACGATGATGATTTTGAAACCGCAGATGAGCCGGAAATATTGCATAGCCGGAACTCCGTAATTGAGGAAGATATATAG